The following are encoded together in the Argopecten irradians isolate NY chromosome 5, Ai_NY, whole genome shotgun sequence genome:
- the LOC138323603 gene encoding uncharacterized protein CG5098-like isoform X3, translating into MYPPGGGGRMPGGGAGPTGYQGQSSQPMPTIPQQNMANYQNQGSGNYDNRGQRVPSMHGQYSDGMYGRGHNQSSQHYMAHQSYGGMQGSGSVGQGPYGPGQYGQMPSGYGPMTGGRNYGSGSMSHSGRQQQQQQQQNHQQAQPQQQGSHVPSHMMHGGGQVQSPQDVANSILQMTAAYQPNQTVQVPLSKNRHAPYHVPNSPHYVMPSQGSSPTHQQQQQQQQQLQGPQGGHQFMYPSSSPHHSHPSRTSPISPSPGFIHSPASHHSNQSLPNSSPRSIQSPTQHPGSTGGSVKSPVPPPSPIGSLKSPCAMQSPMNAGQSICSPTPVNQQLHVSVSTQNIMPAYTGQSPTQQKNIGCYSPKTNPISPPASQISSPFTPLSKSSVQSPPQQDPYTSPHPTREYVSDGSQDPRDQASSSGGANPLLSLQKLCMLPEKQVIDPKSVVNDACLPSPQSRDNSKNLDANADSQGSGGQGSSQSESRCGSALGSSQSSQCADGRHCDEEKSAAGATGEAKPPPCDNAGLCSGDATSSKDDKPAAKDDDKESFHSSDPIDERNNSPPPLIDNSDMIGKPECSEEGDMKIDSKLKNVTCQQAIVNGSIQADFTSPCISQKSALTDEVLEEMKNQDIGEHLLKHRRSPNSVLSKARSLNCDVKLVYSDDCVLNGDDQIMDKLKLPSLTKNKLNSQTNDTEEDLCINVEKCGRICDKLDTSENASVESAKPSSAPTSPVVSSEMEIKQENVDKSDTNTPEQNAEDVEDSKSDVISPTENGVTVNKDKSETLSKNKVNSKRTQPERTMSLREVPARLANNAAYYNNYSDSDSNDDGILMVRKDTKATYSKLARNSLMNGIQTPDILSSEKSSDEDNEDCKMEPDYVDGVNDTKTDPEPWTCIDLSNDDTDVVAKDSLLKSRSTDKISQNLGNSVNKRKESICKKARKDKSRKLMEDYVDMASEEDDDEVSNLENVKKNIDAISVKNKTKKGQSGKNNPTHVESTSSETSKRKRRPRMSPLKYAGDMYYGGDYILDSDEEREIEVKSKRTRKPSGNPPEKSKPLVKSVVVLDSGEESSEDSDKKITPLNVDCKKESTADSHSSSHVVSSISSFPSGASSNPRDTPVIKIEKITENNQASDSKPDSSAKKESQKASCSVKKENSDGLSNKPSTTKKKCRRPQGSKSSKGKLKKLEKSKSRGGFQNDEDIEDIQLKRTLALMKKKHKKKPPAQRESTVGPFIRLEGNVETPTKCSVVNQLESDIQVDSKSSKHKKRSASVAVSTVHISRLPTEKSVMVPGSSVIDESTWVCALCKKHSSYKFLGDLFGPYYTEGNLPLPKVQEAPQQDSSSSGTKSKKRKSSDDNTLCDGADKSKRSKFKKSDPSTSRVPREVWVHEDCLAWADGVLLIGQKVYGLEEATRIASSMVCSVCKESGAMVGCLHKGCSQKYHFYCAIETGCSLEEENFSLWCPKHKVKKKYKAADSSMSKT; encoded by the exons ATGTATCCCCCTGGGGGTGGAGGTCGCATGCCTGGGGGTGGGGCTGGCCCCACGGGATACCAGGGTCAGAGCTCACAGCCTATG CCAACAATACCGCAACAGAACATGGCCAACTACCAGAACCAAGGGAGTGGAAACTATGACAACCGAGGTCAGAGGGTGCCTAGCATGCATGGACAGTACTCTGATGGCATGTATGGCCGGGGACACAACCAGTCATCACAACACTACATGGCACACCAGTCATATGGTGGAATGCAGGGATCTGGGTCTGTTGGCCAGGGACCTTATGGCCCTGGTCAGTATGGTCAAATGCCCAGCGGATACGGACCTATGACGGGTGGCCGTAACTACGGGTCTGGCAGTATGTCACACTCGGGGCGTCAACAGcaacagcagcagcagcagAATCATCAACAAGCACAGCCACAGCAACAAGGTAGCCATGTTCCATCCCATATGATGCACGGTGGGGGACAGGTACAAAGTCCACAGGATGTGGCTAATTCCATCCTTCAAATGACGGCAGCCTATCAACCTAATCAGACAGTACAAGTTCCATTGTCTAAAAACCGCCATGCACCATACCATGTGCCGAACTCCCCTCACTATGTCATGCCTAGCCAGGGAAGCAGTCCaactcaccaacaacaacagcaacagcAGCAGCAGCTTCAGGGGCCACAAGGGGGGCATCAGTTCATGTACCCAAGTTCCTCCCCTCATCATTCTCACCCCTCCAGGACCTCACCCATCAGTCCTAGTCCTGGCTTTATTCACAGCCCTGCCTCTCATCACAGCAACCAAAGTCTGCCTAACTCAAGTCCGCGTTCCATACAGAGTCCAACTCAGCACCCGGGGAGTACAGGTGGTAGTGTTAAGTCTCCAGTACCTCCCCCATCTCCCATTGGGAGCCTCAAGTCACCATGTGCCATGCAGTCTCCTATGAATGCTGGACAGAGCATATGTTCTCCTACGCCAGTGAACCAACAACTGCATGTTTCTGTGTCAACTCAAAATATAATGCCAGCTTATACGGGTCAGTCACCAACACAACAGAAGAACATTGGTTGTTATTCTCCCAAAACAAACCCTATAAGCCCCCCAGCTAGTCAGATCAGCTCACCTTTCACTCCACTGTCTAAATCGTCAGTCCAAAGTCCACCTCAGCAGGATCCCTACACAAGCCCTCACCCAACAAGGGAGTATGTAAGCGACGGCTCCCAGGATCCGAGAGACCAAGCCTCATCCTCGGGAGGGGCTAACCCTCTGTTGTCATTGCAGAAACTGTGCATGCTACCCGAAAAACAAGTTATTGACCCCAAAAGTGTAGTTAATGATGCATGTCTTCCTTCACCACAATCACGTGACAACTCAAAAAACTTGGATGCCAATGCTGACTCACAGGGTTCAGGAGGTCAAGGTAGTTCCCAAAGTGAGAGTAGGTGTGGGTCAGCATTGGGGTCAAGTCAGTCCAGTCAGTGTGCTGACGGCAGACATTGTGACGAAGAAAAGTCTGCTGCTGGGGCAACTGGCGAAGCTAAACCTCCACCGTGTGATAATGCAGGTCTGTGTTCAGGAGACGCGACATCTTCAAAAGACGACAAACCAGCAGCCAAAGATGATGACAAAGAGAGCTTTCATTCTTCTGATCCTATTGATGAACGAAATAATTCCCCTCCACCACTTATAGACAATTCTGATATGATAGGTAAGCCCGAGTGTTCAGAAGAAGGAGATATGAAAATTGAtagtaaattaaaaaatgtgaCTTGTCAGCAGGCGATTGTGAATGGTAGCATTCAGGCGGATTTTACATCACCGTGTATCTCACAGAAAAGTGCCCTGACTGATGAAGTTCTCGAGGAGATGAAAAATCAGGATATTGGCGAGCACTTGCTAAAACATAGACGTTCACCAAACAGTGTCCTTAGCAAAGCTCGATCACTCAACTGTGATGTTAAGTTGGTCTATTCCGACGATTGTGTTCTAAACGGTGATGATCAAATTATGGACAAATTGAAACTTCCCAGTCTAACAAAAAACAAGTTAAACAGCCAAACTAACGATACCGAAGAAGATTTGTGCATTAACGTAGAGAAATGTGGTCGCATCTGTGATAAACTAGATACAAGTGAGAATGCTAGTGTTGAGTCAGCTAAGCCATCATCTGCGCCGACCTCTCCTGTTGTTTCTTCtgaaatggaaataaaacaGGAAAATGTTGATAAAAGTGACACAAATACTCCTGAACAAAACGCTGAGGATGTCGAGGATTCAAAATCTGATGTCATCTCCCCAACTGAGAATGGTGTTACAGTGAATAAAGACAAAAGCGAAACTCTGTccaaaaacaaagtaaattCCAAGAGAACACAACCAGAACGGACAATGTCGCTGCGAGAAGTGCCCGCTCGTCTGGCCAACAACGCAGCCTACTACAACAACTACAGTGATTCGGACAGCAACGACGATGGAATACTAATGGTAAGGAAGGATACAAAAGCAACGTACAGTAAGTTGGCAAGAAATAGTTTAATGAACGGGATTCAGACTCCAGATATTCTATCATCGGAGAAGAGCTCTGATGAGGACAATGAGGACTGTAAGATGGAACCAGATTATGTTGACGGTGTAAACGACACAAAAACTGACCCTGAACCGTGGACGTGCATCGATCTATCTAATGATGACACGGATGTGGTGGCCAAAGACAGTTTGTTAAAATCTCGATCAACggacaaaatatcacaaaatctGGGTAATAGTGTAAATAAACGAAAGGAAAGTATATGTAAAAAGGCGCGCAAAGACAAATCACGCAAGTTAATGGAGGACTACGTTGATATGGCTTCAGAAGAGGATGATGATGAAGTTTCAAATttagaaaatgtaaaaaaaaacattgatgcAATATcagtgaaaaataaaacaaaaaagggACAAAGTGGTAAAAACAATCCAACACATGTAGAAAGTACTAGTTCTGAAACATCCAAAAGGAAAAGAAGGCCTCGCATGTCGCCTCTAAAGTACGCAGGAGACATGTACTATGGTGGGGACTACATTCTTGATTCGGATGAGGAAAGAGAAATAGAGGTCAAGAGTAAAAGGACGAGGAAGCCAAGTGGAAACCCTCCAGAAAAAAGTAAACCTCTTGTCAAGTCGGTTGTGGTGTTAGATTCTGGTGAGGAATCGTCAGAGGACTCCGACAAAAAGATTACACCATTAAATGTTGATTGTAAAAAGGAATCTACCGCTGATTCGCACTCATCATCACACGTGGTATCCTCAATATCTTCATTCCCCTCTGGAGCCTCGTCTAACCCTCGTGATACCCCAGTGATCAAAATCGAAAAAATCACAGAAAATAATCAAGCTAGTGATAGTAAACCAGACTCAAGTGCTAAAAAGGAAAGTCAAAAAGCAAGCTGTAGTGTCAAAAAAGAGAATTCTGACGGGCTTTCAAATAAACCTTCCACGACAAAAAAGAAATGTAGGAGGCCCCAGGGATCCAAGAGTAGTAAGGGAAAACTTAAGAAATTAGAAAAATCCAAATCTAGGGGAGGATTCCAAAATGACGAAGACATTGAGGATATCCAACTTAAGAGAACGTTAGCCTTAATGAAAAAGAAACATAAGAAAAAGCCACCAGCACAGAGAGAAAGCACAGTTGGTCCTTTTATTCGGTTGGAAGGAAATGTAGAAACCCCTACAAAGTGTTCAGTCGTTAACCAGCTAGAAAGTGATATACAAGTGGACTCTAAATCGAGCAAGCATAAGAAACGTTCAGCATCCGTGGCTGTATCAACAGTACATATATCACGGCTGCCGACGGAGAAGTCCGTTATGGTTCCTGGCAGTTCAGTGATAGACGAGTCAACATGGGTTTGTGCTTTGTGTAAAAAACATAGTAGTTATAAATTTCTTGGAGATTTGTTTGGGCCGTATTACACTGAAGGCAATCTGCCATTGCCAAAGGTGCAAGAAGCTCCTCAACAGGATTCTAGTAGTAGTGGGACTAAGTCTAAAAAACGCAAGTCGTCAGACGACAATACACTCTGTGATGGTGCTGACAAATCAAAGAGGTCAAAGTTCAAGAAGTCAGACCCTAGTACCTCGAGGGTTCCTAGGGAAGTATGGGTACATGAGGATTGTCTTGCTTGGGCTGACGGGGTATTACTTATAGGACAGAAGGTATACGGCTTAGAGGAGGCTACAAGGATAGCATCGTCTATG GTGTGTTCTGTATGTAAGGAATCTGGTGCTATGGTGGGGTGTTTACACAAAGGCTGCTCACAAAAATACCACTTTTACTGTGCTATTGAAACAG GGTGTAGTTTAGAGGAAGAGAATTTCTCACTATGGTGTCCAAAACACAAG